One window of the Paenibacillus beijingensis genome contains the following:
- a CDS encoding ethanolamine ammonia-lyase reactivating factor EutA — MQEQWITSVGIDLGTSTTKWVLSRLKLSLISGGFSLPRYEITQREIQYMSPIYTTPLSGPTGIDVEALSRLLAEEYERAGLVPADVQSGAVIITGETATKKNAEQLVHLVASHAGPFVVATAGADLESLLAGKGSGAQAHSLRKRGIIANVDIGGGTANAAYFLDGDLIATVTLHIGGRLVRLSESGTVEYVAEPLSRWLERMREAGICGAEPAQSAQSEAGRADTAPNVQGEASQTAAAPNAAGRPEAARSAHGHSGLAAAAPPKTVPPPGGPDPAFAALEPGECAGYAQLQELCRAMADALISIVMGERGGDPAVAPLLVSGTAKGLPVPDEIWISGGVGGMMRASPPLSVTETARYGDIGPLLAAALTELSAQSGVPIVPAEQAERATVIGAGTQTTEVSGATLYCEDGALPIRNAPAAVCRLPDEAEGESADEKLLRAEIGRAMSAALAIYGTAPSDPPFALAIRADGYCSYRRTQRLASVIADSYRSAAPEAGLLLVVCERDMGKSLGHALRKKAADRWRIVCIDQLLPASGDYLDVGEPLKEDIVPVVIKTLVFTKPTIEGEPK, encoded by the coding sequence ATGCAGGAACAATGGATTACGAGCGTCGGCATCGATCTGGGAACGAGCACGACCAAATGGGTGCTTTCGCGGCTGAAGCTCTCCCTCATCTCGGGCGGCTTCTCGCTGCCGCGCTACGAGATCACTCAGCGCGAGATTCAGTATATGAGCCCGATCTATACGACTCCGCTGAGCGGCCCGACCGGAATCGATGTCGAAGCACTCTCCCGGCTGCTGGCGGAAGAATATGAACGGGCAGGACTTGTGCCGGCCGACGTGCAGTCCGGAGCGGTTATTATTACGGGCGAGACGGCGACGAAAAAGAACGCGGAGCAGCTTGTGCACCTGGTGGCGAGCCATGCCGGACCGTTCGTGGTCGCCACCGCCGGAGCCGATCTGGAATCGCTGCTCGCCGGCAAAGGGTCCGGCGCGCAGGCGCATTCGCTCCGCAAGCGCGGCATCATCGCCAACGTCGATATCGGCGGCGGCACCGCGAACGCCGCTTATTTCCTGGACGGCGATTTGATCGCGACCGTGACGCTGCATATCGGCGGCCGGCTCGTCCGGCTGAGCGAAAGCGGAACGGTCGAGTATGTCGCCGAGCCGCTAAGCCGATGGCTGGAGCGGATGCGCGAAGCGGGAATTTGCGGCGCGGAACCCGCTCAAAGCGCGCAGAGCGAAGCGGGTCGGGCGGATACGGCGCCGAACGTGCAGGGCGAAGCAAGTCAAACGGCTGCGGCACCGAACGCGGCGGGCCGCCCCGAAGCGGCGCGAAGCGCGCATGGGCATTCCGGTTTGGCGGCGGCTGCGCCGCCAAAAACGGTGCCGCCTCCGGGCGGGCCGGATCCGGCATTCGCCGCTCTTGAGCCCGGCGAATGCGCCGGCTACGCTCAGCTGCAGGAACTTTGCCGCGCGATGGCGGATGCGCTCATCTCCATCGTGATGGGTGAACGCGGCGGCGATCCGGCCGTCGCTCCCCTGCTTGTGAGCGGCACGGCGAAGGGGCTTCCCGTCCCGGACGAGATCTGGATCTCCGGCGGCGTCGGCGGCATGATGCGCGCTTCCCCCCCGCTCTCGGTTACCGAGACGGCGCGCTACGGCGACATCGGCCCGCTGCTCGCGGCGGCGCTCACGGAGCTGTCGGCACAATCCGGCGTTCCGATCGTGCCCGCTGAGCAGGCCGAGCGGGCGACCGTCATCGGCGCCGGCACGCAGACGACGGAAGTAAGCGGCGCGACGCTGTACTGCGAAGATGGCGCGCTGCCGATCCGCAACGCGCCCGCCGCCGTCTGCCGGCTTCCGGATGAAGCGGAGGGCGAGAGCGCGGACGAGAAACTGCTGCGTGCGGAAATCGGCCGCGCGATGAGCGCCGCGCTCGCCATTTACGGCACGGCGCCGTCGGACCCGCCCTTCGCGCTGGCGATTCGGGCGGACGGCTACTGCTCCTACCGCCGCACGCAGCGGCTGGCGTCCGTTATTGCGGACAGCTACCGCTCCGCAGCGCCTGAAGCCGGCCTTCTGCTTGTCGTCTGCGAACGCGACATGGGCAAATCGCTCGGCCACGCGCTGCGCAAAAAGGCCGCCGACCGCTGGCGCATCGTATGCATCGACCAGCTGCTGCCGGCAAGCGGCGATTATTTGGATGTCGGGGAGCCCCTGAAGGAGGATATCGTGCCGGTTGTCATCAAGACGCTCGTATTCACCAAACCAACGATTGAAGGTGAGCCCAAATGA
- a CDS encoding ANTAR domain-containing response regulator, with the protein MNRNVVVMIADDEPIVRLDLEEMLREAGYADIIHARNGEEAIRIGYERQPDLVVMDVRMPDIDGIKAAVQIGKWYDPAIVFLTSYSYKECAAEARQAGAAGFVAKPFTEATLLPAVEIALSQQLRMRELRDDVRKLKTKMEERRVIDKAKGLLMQRDGLDEETAFGELRSLSMRERTGLKQIADRIIREFEQAKGDK; encoded by the coding sequence ATGAATCGAAACGTTGTCGTCATGATCGCCGACGATGAGCCGATCGTCCGGCTCGATCTGGAGGAAATGCTGCGGGAAGCCGGGTATGCCGACATTATCCACGCCCGTAACGGAGAGGAAGCGATCCGGATCGGCTACGAGCGGCAGCCCGACCTGGTCGTGATGGACGTGCGCATGCCCGATATCGACGGGATCAAGGCCGCGGTCCAGATCGGCAAATGGTACGATCCCGCCATCGTGTTTCTGACGTCTTACAGCTACAAGGAATGCGCGGCGGAGGCAAGGCAGGCGGGCGCGGCGGGATTCGTCGCCAAACCGTTCACGGAAGCGACGCTGCTTCCGGCGGTTGAGATCGCCCTCTCCCAGCAGCTTAGAATGCGCGAGCTTCGGGACGATGTCCGCAAGCTGAAGACGAAGATGGAAGAGCGCCGGGTGATCGACAAAGCGAAAGGACTGCTGATGCAGCGGGATGGTCTCGATGAAGAGACCGCCTTCGGAGAGCTTCGCAGCCTTAGCATGCGCGAGAGGACCGGCCTTAAGCAAATTGCGGACCGTATCATCCGCGAATTTGAACAAGCCAAAGGTGACAAGTGA
- a CDS encoding sensor histidine kinase, with the protein MDEFIYFDNKLLTIRALCTELTLLDDGDIAVIERLAEQLPMMAELSRADVFIDCLSKDGGGAIVVAQSRPSAAPSLYARDIVGEAALEVNEPGVFQAFATGVPVTDARGVSQEGVPIRQNVVPVFGERGNVVAVLIQEQDMTEVVEQQISIEALERSNAYMTEMLLAESFTESDIPNLFEEAVVLLDNKDRIRYANEHGRRLIGCGSGKASWLYEGADCSELLLEGRVYTRRTIPLYRGDVRGGTVVLLRDRTEVKEKERQLLLGSVVIREIQHRIDNNLQTIASLMRLQQRRHADPSVREALDESLSRIEGMARIHRLLAESGGEKVAAAEALAGIGKEMLRAMAQPDQRIKLSWDVRPLELVSGQFSTLALIMNELLQNAVKHAALPGGHCAITVMLRPADGGEAHFVWEERLGAPTVTDKSAGNPIAAAFPADRTASADPTASTDAAVFAAPAVSAAPDGPTALTAPAVSGESGQLGLVIIRLLAEEKLRGRLRREAGSGYCTVTIHFPIEG; encoded by the coding sequence GTGGATGAATTCATATATTTCGACAACAAACTGTTAACGATCCGTGCTTTGTGCACGGAACTGACGCTTCTGGACGATGGCGATATCGCGGTTATTGAGCGTCTTGCCGAGCAGCTGCCCATGATGGCCGAATTGTCGCGCGCGGACGTTTTTATCGACTGTCTGAGCAAGGACGGCGGCGGCGCCATCGTCGTCGCCCAGAGCAGGCCGTCGGCCGCCCCGTCGCTCTATGCCCGGGACATTGTCGGGGAAGCGGCGCTGGAGGTCAACGAACCAGGCGTGTTTCAAGCATTCGCAACCGGCGTTCCGGTGACGGACGCAAGAGGCGTCTCGCAGGAAGGCGTTCCGATCCGCCAAAACGTCGTGCCGGTCTTCGGGGAACGGGGAAACGTCGTCGCCGTCCTCATTCAGGAGCAGGATATGACGGAAGTGGTCGAACAGCAGATCAGCATCGAAGCGCTCGAGCGCTCCAACGCCTATATGACCGAAATGCTGCTGGCGGAATCTTTTACGGAGAGCGACATTCCGAATCTGTTCGAGGAAGCGGTCGTGCTGCTCGATAACAAGGACCGGATCCGCTACGCCAACGAGCACGGCCGGCGCCTGATCGGCTGCGGGTCCGGGAAGGCTTCGTGGCTGTACGAGGGCGCGGACTGTAGCGAGCTGCTGCTTGAAGGCCGGGTTTATACCCGGCGCACGATTCCGCTGTACCGGGGTGATGTGCGAGGCGGCACCGTCGTGCTGCTGCGCGACCGTACGGAAGTGAAAGAGAAGGAGCGCCAGCTGCTGCTCGGATCGGTCGTGATCCGCGAAATTCAGCACCGGATCGACAACAATTTGCAGACGATCGCGAGCCTGATGCGGCTTCAGCAGCGCAGACATGCCGATCCGTCCGTGCGCGAGGCGCTCGATGAAAGTCTGAGCCGGATTGAAGGCATGGCGCGCATTCATCGCCTGCTGGCTGAATCGGGCGGGGAAAAAGTAGCTGCGGCCGAGGCACTTGCCGGGATCGGCAAGGAAATGCTGCGCGCGATGGCGCAGCCGGACCAGCGCATCAAGCTTAGCTGGGACGTTCGGCCGCTGGAGCTGGTCTCCGGGCAATTTTCCACGCTTGCGCTGATCATGAACGAGCTGCTGCAAAACGCGGTCAAACATGCGGCGCTTCCCGGCGGCCATTGCGCCATAACGGTTATGCTGCGGCCTGCGGACGGCGGCGAAGCGCATTTTGTTTGGGAGGAGCGCTTAGGCGCTCCGACGGTGACGGACAAATCGGCGGGTAACCCGATTGCTGCAGCCTTTCCCGCAGATCGTACAGCATCTGCAGATCCTACGGCTTCCACAGATGCTGCAGTTTTCGCAGCCCCTGCAGTTTCCGCAGCTCCGGACGGTCCCACCGCCCTCACCGCTCCCGCCGTTTCAGGCGAAAGCGGGCAGCTCGGGCTCGTGATCATCCGTCTGCTGGCGGAAGAAAAGCTGCGCGGGCGCTTGCGGCGCGAAGCCGGAAGCGGCTATTGCACCGTTACGATCCATTTTCCGATCGAGGGCTGA
- a CDS encoding GNAT family N-acetyltransferase, which produces MEEPVKVDNGYIIRDGNETVAEITYVREGEGTLVIDHTYVTPELRGGKVADKLLGLVVQEARDTGKKIVPACAYVLARFKRDKGFADVWQR; this is translated from the coding sequence ATGGAAGAGCCGGTAAAAGTGGACAATGGCTACATCATTCGTGACGGTAACGAAACGGTGGCGGAAATTACGTATGTGAGGGAAGGCGAAGGAACGCTGGTCATCGACCATACCTATGTCACGCCGGAGCTGCGGGGAGGGAAGGTGGCCGACAAGCTGCTCGGTCTTGTCGTGCAGGAGGCGAGGGATACCGGGAAAAAGATCGTCCCCGCCTGCGCGTACGTATTGGCGCGGTTTAAGCGCGACAAAGGATTCGCCGACGTGTGGCAGCGCTAG
- a CDS encoding acetylxylan esterase has translation MEAFGHIKGTAEMNVITRRREELLMYMPPLTQGKEKLEAYWQPQLQAASAKPLRGARNRTEDDFFPGTEVYRVSYEGYDDTPLHGWFMVPPVRSSDKLPCIVIYPGYTSDSGYPDKHASWLLQGFCVFAVDVRGQGGETGNRLQADSGQSKGWITQGIADGGTPYYLAVLIDALRAIEFAAEQPEVDPARIVAAGASQGGGLALGAAALSGMGREAAAAGTPPSFTPVRAVLADIPNLCHLDYAIMHSTGSMTEAARYLNRYPDRLPDVLCNLARFDMMNLACCIKAPVLMSVGWKDTVCPPETVYAAYNRIHAVKAIRDYPFAGHEVPSYHSLERMRFLQKHL, from the coding sequence ATGGAAGCTTTTGGTCATATTAAAGGGACGGCTGAAATGAATGTCATTACGCGCAGACGCGAAGAGCTGCTGATGTACATGCCGCCGCTTACGCAAGGAAAGGAAAAGCTGGAAGCTTACTGGCAGCCGCAGCTGCAAGCTGCATCAGCCAAGCCTCTGCGCGGTGCGCGGAATCGTACGGAGGATGACTTTTTTCCCGGAACGGAAGTGTACCGGGTTTCCTATGAAGGCTATGACGATACCCCTCTGCACGGATGGTTTATGGTGCCGCCGGTCCGCAGCTCGGACAAGCTGCCTTGCATCGTCATCTATCCCGGATATACGTCGGACAGCGGCTACCCGGACAAGCACGCATCCTGGCTGCTGCAGGGCTTCTGCGTATTTGCGGTTGATGTGAGAGGGCAGGGCGGAGAAACGGGAAACCGGCTCCAGGCAGACAGCGGCCAAAGCAAAGGCTGGATTACACAAGGAATCGCAGACGGAGGAACGCCGTATTACTTGGCGGTCCTTATTGATGCGCTGCGGGCGATTGAGTTTGCGGCCGAACAGCCTGAAGTCGATCCCGCGCGCATTGTCGCGGCCGGAGCGAGCCAGGGCGGCGGACTCGCCCTCGGCGCCGCGGCGCTGAGCGGGATGGGCAGGGAAGCGGCAGCTGCGGGTACGCCTCCTTCCTTCACACCGGTGCGCGCCGTGCTGGCCGATATTCCGAATCTGTGCCATCTCGATTACGCCATTATGCATTCCACCGGATCGATGACGGAAGCGGCCCGTTATTTGAACCGTTATCCCGACCGGCTGCCGGACGTGCTGTGCAATCTGGCCCGTTTCGATATGATGAATCTGGCGTGCTGCATTAAAGCTCCGGTGCTGATGTCCGTCGGCTGGAAGGACACGGTCTGTCCGCCGGAAACGGTTTATGCCGCATATAATCGGATTCACGCGGTGAAAGCAATTCGCGATTACCCGTTTGCCGGCCACGAAGTTCCGTCTTACCACAGTCTCGAACGGATGCGTTTCCTGCAGAAACATCTCTAG
- a CDS encoding PspA/IM30 family protein, which yields MSVLARILNLTKATANEVLSKLEDPVMMMNQYVRNMEDDIDQLKSELARLKAASRAYNSRLEECVQLAELQQSKAADAMSAGLEAEARLALEARLRYTEQSAEYKHLYDTASMQIAALEQQLDEAKAEYETLLKKREDLSARIKKAEAESRTSAPSFSSGIHHGAAARGFGRVEEKILQWEAQLDLSKQSRGTYGVYSGQSAGGASGTGAQDAGAASAQQERTAILDEQLAELRRKLKTE from the coding sequence ATGAGCGTACTAGCACGAATCTTGAACCTTACCAAAGCAACAGCCAACGAAGTGCTGAGCAAGCTGGAAGACCCGGTCATGATGATGAACCAATATGTGCGGAATATGGAGGATGATATCGATCAGCTGAAAAGCGAGCTGGCGCGCCTGAAAGCGGCTTCCAGAGCGTACAACAGCCGCCTGGAGGAATGCGTTCAGCTCGCCGAACTGCAGCAGTCCAAAGCCGCGGATGCGATGAGCGCCGGGCTCGAAGCCGAAGCGCGGCTGGCGCTGGAAGCCAGGCTGCGTTATACCGAGCAGTCGGCCGAGTACAAGCACCTGTACGACACGGCGTCCATGCAGATTGCCGCTTTGGAGCAGCAGCTGGATGAGGCGAAAGCGGAATACGAGACGCTTCTTAAGAAACGTGAAGATTTGTCCGCCCGCATCAAGAAGGCGGAAGCGGAGTCCCGCACCTCTGCGCCAAGCTTCAGCAGCGGCATCCATCACGGAGCGGCGGCGCGCGGTTTCGGACGCGTCGAGGAAAAGATTTTGCAGTGGGAAGCGCAGCTGGACCTGTCCAAACAAAGTCGCGGCACGTACGGCGTTTACAGCGGCCAGTCTGCCGGGGGCGCATCCGGCACCGGCGCACAGGACGCAGGCGCAGCCTCCGCCCAGCAGGAACGGACGGCAATTCTCGACGAGCAGCTTGCCGAGCTGCGTAGGAAGCTGAAAACGGAATAA
- a CDS encoding PspC domain-containing protein, with the protein MKPLYRSTRNSRLTGLCGGIGEWLGISPTIVRAALVITAICSFGSALLIYAASSIIVPKAPYDEVIFPHSHTHY; encoded by the coding sequence ATGAAACCTTTATATCGTTCCACACGAAACAGCAGGTTGACGGGATTGTGCGGAGGCATCGGCGAATGGCTGGGCATCAGCCCCACGATCGTTCGAGCGGCACTTGTCATTACGGCGATTTGCAGCTTCGGAAGCGCGCTGCTCATCTATGCCGCATCGAGCATTATCGTTCCAAAAGCGCCCTATGATGAGGTTATTTTTCCTCACTCCCACACGCATTATTAA
- a CDS encoding ATP-dependent helicase, with protein sequence MSSETSSSFKPVSAGASTPAATAKPAGEASPAKPLTPFKRPLGAAGRAIPLAPLADGRGSAELVPDSAEDSGYFRALEQRGLFLNRAQIEAVRHGDGPLLTLAGAGSGKTSVLVSRAGYLIRVRGADPRSILLVTFSVKAAAEMKARISYLPGITAGQAAGVTARTFHSFFLQLLRSRGFRHEVIGGGAKPQAVMTAMLREMGLKDEFQPETALAVLSDAKLNGNGAAGLPEGTVSERSLKALLLRYEDWKETSGSMDFDDILLWSHRLLLEQPELLRSLQRRFRYVMIDEFQDTNRLQYELIRLLVSDHGNLMAVGDDDQTIYGFNGARSEYILGFRDAFPGAATVTLDVNYRSSASIVGLGNEVIRHNKRRHPKTLQAAAEGAAQPQYITPGSTDQEAEAVSAHIRARVESGARAYGDFAVLYRTASSARAMFEALVLSGIPFLYTETGELFYEQPAVKPLVDCLRLSLDRRNFDAMEGMLHTLYVNRHKGMAHIRALDAPRPKKGPLIHLVSLEGLKEFQQEKIRARIAFIKMLKRMKPAEAIKRMRRDFYDAFLETEGHLPETAQKETVKEALDELESSAGRFTEVSAFVAFVDGLIARHAEMKGADRHDDADAVKLMTIHKSKGLEFAAVVLIGASESILPHSLALDADKLPDYVPGASAADKIASALEEERRLAYVAVTRAKEELLISSPAYYRGRKTEVSRFIQAAFGLQYKGKA encoded by the coding sequence ATGAGTTCCGAAACATCATCATCATTCAAACCGGTCTCTGCCGGCGCAAGCACCCCTGCAGCTACGGCCAAGCCGGCAGGAGAGGCGTCACCCGCCAAACCTTTGACTCCCTTCAAAAGACCGCTCGGAGCAGCCGGACGCGCCATTCCGCTCGCGCCTCTTGCCGACGGGCGCGGCAGCGCCGAGCTCGTTCCGGACAGCGCGGAAGACAGCGGCTACTTCCGGGCGCTCGAGCAGCGCGGGCTGTTTCTGAACCGGGCGCAGATCGAGGCGGTGCGCCACGGCGACGGGCCGCTGCTTACGCTTGCGGGCGCCGGATCGGGCAAGACGTCGGTGCTTGTCAGCCGCGCCGGCTACTTGATCCGGGTGCGCGGCGCCGATCCGCGCTCGATTCTGCTCGTTACGTTCTCCGTCAAGGCGGCAGCGGAAATGAAAGCGCGCATCTCTTACCTGCCCGGCATCACGGCCGGACAAGCCGCGGGCGTCACCGCGCGCACCTTCCATTCCTTCTTCCTGCAGCTGCTGCGCAGCCGCGGCTTCCGGCACGAGGTGATCGGCGGCGGCGCCAAGCCGCAAGCCGTCATGACAGCGATGCTGCGGGAGATGGGGCTGAAGGATGAATTTCAGCCCGAGACGGCGCTTGCCGTTCTATCTGACGCCAAGCTGAACGGGAACGGCGCTGCCGGCCTGCCCGAAGGGACGGTGTCCGAGCGCAGCCTGAAGGCGCTGCTGCTTCGGTATGAGGATTGGAAAGAAACGAGCGGGAGCATGGACTTCGACGACATTCTGCTCTGGTCGCACCGGCTGCTGCTGGAGCAGCCTGAACTGCTGCGGTCTCTGCAGCGCAGGTTCCGTTATGTCATGATCGACGAGTTCCAGGATACGAACCGGCTGCAGTACGAGCTGATCCGGCTGCTCGTCAGCGATCACGGCAACCTGATGGCCGTCGGCGATGACGACCAGACGATCTACGGCTTCAACGGCGCGCGCAGCGAGTACATTCTTGGCTTCCGGGACGCGTTTCCCGGAGCGGCAACCGTCACGCTCGACGTCAATTACCGTTCCTCGGCCAGTATTGTCGGACTCGGAAACGAAGTGATCCGCCACAACAAACGGCGGCATCCGAAGACGCTGCAGGCTGCCGCCGAAGGGGCGGCGCAGCCGCAGTACATCACGCCCGGGAGCACGGATCAGGAGGCGGAAGCGGTGTCTGCCCATATCCGGGCGCGGGTGGAGAGCGGCGCGCGGGCTTACGGCGACTTCGCGGTGCTGTACCGGACGGCCAGCAGCGCGCGGGCGATGTTCGAGGCGCTCGTGCTGTCCGGCATCCCGTTTCTGTACACGGAAACCGGTGAGCTGTTCTACGAGCAGCCTGCCGTCAAGCCGCTGGTAGACTGCCTGCGGCTGTCGCTTGACCGGCGGAATTTTGACGCGATGGAAGGGATGCTGCACACGCTGTATGTAAACCGCCATAAAGGAATGGCCCATATCCGGGCGCTCGACGCCCCGAGACCGAAGAAAGGCCCGCTCATTCATCTTGTTTCGCTGGAAGGGCTGAAAGAGTTCCAGCAGGAGAAAATCCGGGCGCGGATCGCGTTCATCAAAATGTTGAAACGGATGAAGCCCGCAGAGGCGATCAAGCGGATGCGCCGCGATTTTTATGACGCTTTCCTTGAAACGGAAGGCCATCTGCCCGAGACCGCCCAGAAGGAAACGGTCAAGGAGGCGCTCGATGAGCTGGAGTCGTCCGCCGGCCGCTTCACGGAGGTGTCCGCCTTCGTCGCTTTCGTCGACGGGCTGATCGCCCGGCACGCGGAGATGAAAGGCGCCGACCGCCATGACGACGCCGATGCGGTCAAGCTGATGACGATCCATAAGTCGAAAGGGCTGGAGTTTGCGGCCGTCGTGCTGATCGGCGCTTCCGAGAGCATCCTCCCCCACAGTTTGGCGCTCGATGCCGACAAGCTGCCCGACTATGTACCCGGCGCCTCGGCCGCCGACAAAATCGCAAGCGCGCTCGAGGAAGAACGGCGCCTCGCTTATGTTGCCGTCACAAGGGCCAAGGAAGAGCTGCTGATCAGCTCCCCCGCATATTATCGTGGGCGCAAAACCGAAGTGTCGCGCTTTATCCAGGCCGCATTCGGCCTTCAATATAAAGGAAAAGCATAG
- the infC gene encoding translation initiation factor IF-3, producing the protein MAVLMNEQIKASEVLLTGIDGEELGVMPRDEALALARRHKADLVCLSLMSSPPPCKLIGKGTAKEAALREKRNTDPGRTLKVKEIRLTVGIEDHDYDTKRRQADKLLTSGHPVQLAVRLQGPKQGAEAKALLERLSADLSASGKRATGIQVSGKGAAVQLNPLR; encoded by the coding sequence ATGGCTGTACTGATGAACGAACAAATTAAGGCGTCCGAGGTGCTGCTGACCGGCATCGACGGGGAGGAGCTTGGGGTTATGCCGCGCGACGAAGCGCTCGCGCTGGCGCGGCGGCACAAAGCCGACCTCGTCTGCCTGTCGCTGATGAGCAGCCCGCCGCCGTGCAAGCTGATCGGCAAGGGGACGGCCAAGGAGGCCGCGCTGCGGGAAAAAAGAAACACCGATCCCGGGCGTACGCTCAAAGTGAAGGAAATCCGCCTGACGGTCGGCATCGAGGACCATGACTACGATACGAAACGGAGGCAGGCGGACAAGCTGCTTACATCGGGACATCCGGTGCAGCTTGCCGTCCGGCTGCAGGGACCGAAGCAGGGCGCGGAAGCGAAGGCGCTGCTGGAGCGGCTGTCCGCCGACTTGTCCGCTTCGGGCAAGCGGGCGACCGGCATTCAGGTCAGCGGCAAAGGAGCCGCGGTGCAGCTTAATCCGCTGCGCTGA
- a CDS encoding glycoside hydrolase family 32 protein, with protein sequence MKKILLFGVALVGLIFSFESTGVYAEGELHRPLYHITPEVEWMNDIQRPLYINGQHHLYFLYNKDYSSGGNGTEWAHAVSTDLVHWERKPVAIEKYKTPYGDPWTGSTVIDVNNTAGFGNNAVIALVTMPFEGQSTHLWYSTDGGNSFAYYGIVQHNPTGSADFRDPKIIWHEQTQKWVMLLAEKDKVGFYTSSNLKDWEYASSYVRQDIGLVECPDLFQLNVDENSSNKKWVLMIGGNGFNYGLTTGSSYFVGDFDGREFYAETPVEWLERGADSYTGTTWDTPYTNGNYRYFISWMNNWNYARILPWDTFNGNTSIVREIRLKTTPAGLKLVQKPVSNLQDNFPTIMDISGTNIYSDQENIFKDFHGLSYSIEAKIDVADLTEGKFGFSLRDGDGQHTDIIYDKSINELVFDRQNSRIKIDVEEFNRQQKVIVNPIEGKMKLNILVDRGAVEIFINDGEYVLSNLILNDMSSDGLRLWTDEHVFLEYLKLSVANESTIH encoded by the coding sequence GTGAAAAAAATACTTCTATTCGGTGTTGCCCTTGTTGGATTAATATTTTCTTTTGAATCGACAGGAGTCTATGCAGAGGGTGAATTACACCGTCCTCTGTATCACATTACGCCTGAGGTAGAGTGGATGAACGACATACAGAGACCTTTATATATCAACGGTCAACACCATTTATACTTTCTTTATAACAAAGATTATTCAAGTGGTGGAAATGGTACCGAGTGGGCACATGCGGTGTCTACAGATTTAGTTCACTGGGAAAGAAAGCCTGTAGCTATTGAAAAATATAAAACTCCATATGGAGATCCTTGGACGGGTAGTACGGTTATCGATGTGAATAACACAGCAGGATTTGGTAATAATGCCGTGATCGCGCTAGTAACGATGCCGTTTGAAGGACAGTCTACACACCTTTGGTATAGTACAGATGGCGGGAATTCATTTGCATATTATGGTATCGTACAGCATAATCCAACGGGTAGCGCCGATTTTAGAGACCCAAAAATCATTTGGCATGAACAAACACAAAAGTGGGTCATGCTGTTAGCAGAAAAGGATAAAGTGGGGTTTTATACATCTTCTAACTTAAAAGATTGGGAGTATGCTTCTTCCTATGTCAGACAGGATATAGGACTTGTTGAATGCCCCGACTTGTTTCAATTGAATGTAGATGAAAATAGCAGCAATAAAAAATGGGTATTGATGATCGGAGGTAACGGCTTTAATTATGGTTTAACAACGGGTTCGAGTTACTTTGTAGGTGATTTTGATGGAAGGGAATTTTACGCTGAAACGCCTGTCGAATGGCTGGAACGGGGTGCAGACTCCTATACAGGCACCACCTGGGATACTCCGTATACAAACGGGAACTACAGATATTTTATTTCGTGGATGAATAATTGGAATTACGCAAGAATACTTCCATGGGATACGTTCAATGGAAACACGAGCATTGTAAGAGAAATACGGTTAAAAACAACACCGGCCGGATTAAAGCTGGTTCAAAAACCAGTTTCGAATCTTCAAGATAATTTCCCTACTATAATGGATATAAGCGGGACAAATATATACTCTGATCAAGAGAATATTTTTAAAGATTTTCATGGGCTTTCTTATTCGATAGAGGCAAAAATAGACGTAGCAGATTTGACGGAAGGAAAGTTTGGGTTTTCTCTTCGAGATGGGGATGGACAGCATACCGATATCATATACGATAAATCAATCAATGAACTTGTATTTGATAGGCAAAATTCAAGAATAAAGATTGATGTTGAAGAGTTTAATAGACAACAAAAAGTTATCGTTAACCCGATAGAGGGAAAAATGAAGTTAAATATTTTAGTGGACAGAGGTGCCGTTGAAATATTTATCAATGACGGAGAATACGTGCTTAGTAATTTAATATTAAACGATATGTCTTCAGATGGATTGAGGCTATGGACGGATGAACATGTATTTTTAGAATACTTAAAATTAAGCGTTGCTAATGAGTCTACGATCCACTAA